The following nucleotide sequence is from uncultured Draconibacterium sp..
TTCAACTCATTTCTCCGGAAAAAACATTGCCGAAATACTTTTTCATGTCATTTTCCGTGAAAATGAGACCACAAATCATTTTTTCATCCCATTTCCCGCGAAAAAAGGTTTGCTAAACAGTTCGGCACGTCATTTTCCGCGAAAAAAGCTTTAAAAACCATTTTTTCATGCCATTTTCCATGAAAATGAAACCACCCAACATTTTTTCATGCCATTTTCCGTGAAAATAAGCTACGGATTCAGGAATCTACTCTTTTTCCCGGAAAATAAAAATAAATTTACTGTAACTTTTAAAACCGTACGTCCGTCACAGCATCAGAAACATTTAAACGAAGAAAGATGAAACAATTATTGACACTAATTTTATGCTGCGCACTGAGCACAAATCTATTCGCGCAAAACGATACAACAAAAGTTAATGTATTAAAAAAGAATGTGGTTACCGTTGTTGAAAACGACGATAAAGTTCAAGTGGTAGTTGGCGACGGCGTTGAAGTTATTACCGACGACTGGGGCGACACTACTCATGTGAGAATCGGACGCCGCACATTTAAAGTAATTGAAGGCCATAACGGAACTTACGTAAGAGTTGAAAAAGACAATAACCGCCCAAAATGGTCGGGACGATTTAATCCACATTGGGCAGGGCTTGAAGTGGGTGTAAATATTATGACCGGAACCGATTATTCAATCTACAACAATAATCCTGAATTTAGTGATTATGATGGTGATTTTCTGGATCTTAATCCCGGAAAATCACTCACCTGGAACCTAAATTTTGCCGAATTTGCTTTTAAAAACGAACGCAAAACCTTTGGTGTTGTAACCGGACTTGGACTCAGTTTTAACGACTACACGTTTAACGATCCGGTAACCATTGAAAAATATAATGGTGATGGAATTATTGTTCCTGTAAACCTGCCTAACGACAACGACGGACACAGCATTAAAAAATCGAAATTACACGTAAACTACATTACTGCACCGTTAATGCTTGAAGTAAAAACTCCGCTTCGTATGGGTAGTTCGCGCATGTATTTGGCCGGTGGAGTTATTGGTAGTCTTTACCTGGGCTCGCACACCAAATACAAATATTACAAAGGCGACAAAGAAAAATCGAAAAGCGGCTACCACGTAAATCAATGGAAATACGAACTTTCCGGACGTATCGGTTTTGGCGACTTCTGCATATTTGCCAATTACAGTATGACGCCGTTGTTTAAAGATGGAAAAGGCCCGGAAGGCGCTCCATTAATGATTGGTATTTCGTTCCCGAATATTTAGAAGATACACAAAATATGTAACTCATGTCCCCGGTAATTTTTGCCGGGGATTTTTTTGCTTTAAGAGTTGCTTCACGTACTTTTATTTCGTGGAAATCATTCGTTTAATACCAATGTTTGGCTTTTTGCTTTTTTGCCTGCAAATTGGCATTCGCTACTTTGTTTTAAAAAGGAAAGGAATAAAGTTATCCTCCGGTAAAAAGCAGGTCGCGAAAGTAGTTTCTACTTTTGTTCTAGCCATTTTTTTTCTGGTGTATATAATCGAGCTTGTTTATAAAGCAGGTTTCATTCAATTTTCTATACTTCCTGATGCATTGCAACCCTTACTTACCGGCAAGATTTTTTTGGTAATATGTGGAATCACATTTATTTTTATCGCCAACCTATTAATGCTGTTCACTTTACGCGATCTAAACCAATCGCTGCGTTTTGGATTAAACGAGAGTAATTTAGGTAAACTGGTAACTGGCGGAATTTACGCTCAGTCGCGCAATCCTTTTTTCCTGGCCATAAACTTTTTGTTTGCTGGAATTTCGTTAATATTCCCCACTCCATTTTTTATGGGAATAAGTTTACTTACACTATTTTCCATCCACTTTTTTATTCTGAAAGAAGAGCGTTTTATGCGCGAAAATTACGGAATGGAATACATGAATTACTGCAAAAAAGTGAGGCGCTATTTTTAAAATACTTTTTCCCCGGCACTCCAGGTACTTAATATTTTTGTTTCTAACACTTCTTCGGACGAAGCACTCATCAGATCAGTATCAAGAATAACAAAGTCGGCCCACATTCCCGGGGTTAAAGCGCCTTTTTCATCTTCTTCGAACGATGATTTAGCAGCCCAGCTTGTCATGGCGCGCAGCGTTTGTTCGCGTGTCAATCCTTCATCTTTGTGCCAGCCACCTTCGGGCCAACCTTCATGATCGGTGCGGAACACAGCCGAATAAAAGGTATATAGCGGATAAATATTTTCTACCGGGAAATCGGTTCCGGCAGGCACCCATCCCAATTGATTCAGTAAGGTTTGGTAGGCATAAGCACCTTTAATGCGCTCCGGCCCCAAACGATCTTCTGCCCAAGGCATATCGCTTGTGCAGTGTGTTGGCTGAATGGATGGTACAACAGAAAACTCGGCAAACTTTTTAAAATCATCCGGATTAATGATCTGCGAATGTTCGATTCGCCAGCGACGATCGTTTTTACCTTTCAGAAACTTGCCGTAGGTATCCAGCATTAAACGGTTTCCACCGTCGCCAATGGCATGTGTTGCTACCGTAAAATTATTGTCGTAGGCCAACTGACAAATCATATCGTAATAATCCTGCGTTTCAATCTGCAGGCCGCTGTTTCCTTTGTCATCCGAATAATCAGCCATTAACAGTGCTCCTCTTGATCCCAGCGCTCCATCGGCATATATTTTTATGGTATTCACCAGCAAACGATCGGTTTTGTAGGCTTCTCCCTTTTTCACAAAATAATCAAAATTCTCCTGCGTAGGATTCAACATAGCATTCACCCGCATTTTTAAATTGCCGGCATTTTGCATTTTATCCATCAGCAAAATGGTTGCTTTATCCAGTCCGCAATCGGTAACCGATGTAAGCCCGGCGGCAAAACAGTTTTTCTGCGCCTCCAACAAACCTTTTTCCTGTTGCTCCGCAGTAATCTCCGGAATCAGTTTACCAACAAACCCCATGGCATTATCGATTAGAATTCCCGTAGGTTCGCCGTTTTTCACTAACACTTCCCCACCCTGAACTTTTGTATCCGCATCTATTTCTGCCAACTCCAAAGCTTTTGAGTTGCACCATCCGGCGTGTCCGTCAACACGAACCAGGTAAACCGGAATGTCGGTGAATAGCTCATCCAGTTTTGTTTTGTCAGGAAAACTAGTGTCTTCCCAATCGTTCTGATCCCAGCTTCTTCCCAAAATCCATTCGCCTCCAAATTTATCGTGATGTTCCTTTAACAAGGCATAAATTTCATCCGGACTTTTTGTGCCGCGTAAATCGGCATATTGCATCAGATTCACGGCATAACCGTTAAAATGACAGTGTGCATCATTAAATCCCGGGTAAACAAATTGTCCTTTTGCATCAAAAATATTATCCGATTCGTATTTGTCGCGGATTTCTTGAGAAGAACCTACGGCCACAATTTTTCCCTTGTTAACAGCAAATGCCTCAGCAGTTGAAAACGCCTCATCAACAGTATAAACAGAGCCTCCCGAAACAATCAGGTCAACTTTTTCTTTTGGTGTGCACGATGCCATTATAAACAATAAAATTAATGCCTTAAACAATCTCATTTTAAAAATGTTGGTTAGCCACAAAAGTAGCTTTTTCGGGCATATTTTAAAACAGCTCATTCGATCGGTATTTGCAACGATATATTATTATATTTGCCCGACTTACAGGAACTAACAACGCAAAAAGATGTTTACAGTCGGCATATTTACAACCCATATTCCCTACATTGCATTTATTGCTTGTTATGCCTGGTTTTTGCTTTTTGGTGTTGAGCAGGCTACCGAGGGAAAAATTCAAATTGCCGAAAAATCGATACAGATCGAGTACCATGTAAATCAAGCACATGCTAATGCCGACAGATCATTGGCGTTTTTTGATCAACCCGAAATTGATTTTGAAACCCATAACAATTGCAATAATCTTTGTAGTAATCAAAAGTGGAAAGTCCATCAATCGCTCCGCTTTTATGCTAAAGATATAATTCTCGACTCCCTGTTTTGCCGTCCACCTCCGGCCGTGGCATAAAGCTTTATGACTTAGAAATATACCTCCATTTCTCCAATAGGAATGACCCAGTTATCTATTCTCGAAAAGATTAACAAAATTCAATATATTTTGTTAATTGGATGAACAACTTAAAAAAATGAAAAAGATCAATCTTCTGCTTGTCTTCATTTTAGTGATTGCAGGCTACGCAAACGCCCAGAATATCAGGGTAATAACCGACACCACCGAAACGAACGATATTTTAATCGACGAGATTACCGTTAAATCGGCAAAAGAACTTCCGCGAGTGAAGGACGTTCCGGCATCGATTTCACTTATTTCTGCACGAATGATTGCCAACGACGAAATCACCAGCCTCGCTGATATTTCTTCGAAAGTACCCAACTTTTTTATGATGGATTACGGATCGAAATTACAATCGCCGGTGTTTATCCGCGGAATTGGTTCGCGTCTTGGCTCGCCATCGGTTGGACTGTATGTTGACAATGTGCCGTATTTTGAAAAAACAACTTTTGGTTTCGACTTCTTCGATATCGACCGAATTGAAGTACTGCGTGGTCCGCAAGGAACGTTGTATGGCCGAAATACAATGGGCGGAATCATCAATGTTTTCAGTAAATCGCCGCTTTATTTCGAAGGCACAAATATGAACCTGTCGGCCGGCACACATGGCTACTACAACGTAAATGTGAACCACTACAATACAATCAGCGATAAGGTTGGTTTTTCGTTAAGTGGTAATTACATGGCACACGACGGTTATTTTACCAACGAATTTGATGGCGATCCGGCTGATGATCAGTACTCTTTCAGCCTTCGCGGACGTTTGGTTTGGAAGATATCTGACCAGTTGACACTTGAAAATATTGCGACTTTCGAAAACAGTGAACAGTACGGATTTCCGTATGCCCTGTATAACACAGAAACCAATACTGCCGGTAAAGTCAATTATAATCAGGAAAGCACATACAAACGCGATTTGTTCTCGGATGGACTGATTTTTAAATACCGCACCGACGATTTTGAGCTGACATCGACAACCAGTTACCAGTATTACGACGGTGTAATGGCGGTTGATCAGGACTTTACAGCCGACTCGGTTTACTTTTTCGAAATTGGCGATAACCAGGATATGTGGTCGCAGGAATTTGTAGCAAAATCGCTGAATAACGAACGATACAACTGGTTGTTCGGGGCTTACGGCTTTTACCAGACGATGGATCAGAAAACCTTTGGCGACCTGTATCACTCGAACATGCAACAGGACATCAGAAGTAAATTCGATATTTCAGGTTTTGCGCTTTTCCACCAGTCAACTATAAACGACTTTTTAATTGAAAAACTGACCTTAACTGCAGGAATCCGACTCGATGTTGAAAAAGACAAACTGGATTATTCAATGGCCATGTCGGTTGGAGGAGGCCCTTGGAACACTTCCATTTCAGAAAATTACGAAGAAACATTTACAGAGATTCTTCCAAAAGTGGCTTTAAAATACGAGTTCACCAATGAATTCAACACCTACGCAACCGTGTCGAAAGGATATAAATCGGGTGGTTTTAACACCAACTCATCGGTAGATTTGGAAAACCGTTCGTACGATGCCGAGCAAAGCTGGAACTACGAGTGGGGATTTAAATCGTCGTTGGCGAACCACCGCCTGTATTTTGATGCTGCTTTGTTTTACATCGACTGGCAAGACCAGCAAATTGATGTACCCGTTCCGGGAGGCCGTGGAAACATGAAAAACAATGCCGGAGAATCGGTTAGTAAAGGAGTGGAACTGTTTGTGAGAGCGCGCCCGGTAGATAACCTGGAAGCAACAATTGGTTACGGTTATACAAAAGCCACTTTCTCGGATTATGTGGTTAGCGATGAGCTGAATTACAACGACAATTATATTCCTTACGTACCGCGTTCGACTGTTAATGCCAGCATCAACAAAACCTTTGAGTTCGAGAACAGCTTCCTGGAAAAAATGGTTGCTCATCTTTCGTACCGTGGAGTTGGGAAACACTACTGGGACTTGAACAATTCGTTGTACCAGGATTATTATGGTTTGGTTGACGCCAAAGTATCTTTCTTCTCCGGCAAATTTCAATTTGATATATGGGCGAAGAATATTTTGGATACCTCGTACAATTCCTATTATTTTGAGATTTCATCGCTTCAAAATGCTTATACCCAGTTGGGAAAACCTGCAACGGCAGGTGTAAACTTGAAGGTAAACTTCTAAAATGAGAAATAGCGAAATTAAAAAATACTATACGCTGCTGAGCCTCTATTTGGCGCAGTCGATCCCGATGAGTTTTTTCTCTACGGTGATCCCGGTGATCATGCGGATGGAGAATTACTCGCTCGAATCCATCGGTTATATCCAGTTGATAAAACTGCCGTGGATTCTGAAAATGCTGTGGGCCCCACTGGTGGATAAAACCAGTAAAAACAAACGACACTACCGCCGCTGGATCATCACGTCGGAGGCGTTTTATGCATTGATAATTATGAGCATCGGGTACTTAAACCTGCAAACTGATTTTACCACCATTATCATTTTGATGGTAATTGCGTTTACCGCTTCGGCAACACAGGATATTGCTACCGATGCGTTTGCCATTCTTATTCTGAACAAAAACGAACGTAGCCTGGGAAACAGCATGCAATCAGCCGGTAGTTTTATCGGAACCATGATGGGCAGCGGTGTTCTACTCATTATTTACCATTATTGGGGTTGGTTATGGTTGTTGCGCTCGCTTGGCTTGTTTGTGTTGTTTGCACTTATTCCGGTGTCGTTGTACAACGCACGCAACGGAAAAGAAATCGATCGTTCAACAAAAAATGTATCGCCACTGGAGTTTATCTACTTTTTCAGACAGAAAAAAATTGGCGCTCACCTTTTGTTGCTTTTCCTGTTTTATTCAGGAATAATCGGGATTTTAACCATGATAAAACCCTACTTTGTTGACCTGGGTTACGACATTAAAGAAATTGGAATCATCTCCGGAATATTCGGAACGGCTTGTGGTGTGCTGATGACCGTACCTGCAGGTTTTCTACTCCGCAAAAAAGGAATTACCAAAGCGGTGTGGATATTTCCGGTAATCAATGTACTGGTGGCCACTTTCTTTTTCGGGTTAACCTACACCAATCATGCCTTGTGGCTGGTTTATTTGGGTGTTGCGCTGCTTTGGGGAGCCTATGCCATGTCGTCGGTATTTGTGTATACCATGAGCATGCACGTAGTTCGAAAAGGACGCGAAGGAACCGATTTTACCATTCAGATTGTAATTACACACCTAAGCAGCCTTGTTATTGCCATAATGAGCGGGAAAGTGGCCGATGCGCTTACTTACCGCGGGCTGTTCGCTATAGAAATCGGGCTCGGAATACTTATACTTGCCTTGTTGCCGTTTATCTTCAGAAAAAGTTTTTACCTGAAGTATGAACAAGAAACCAATTAAGACTATTTAAATTAGTATCATGAAAGTATCACAAAAGCTAATAGAAAAATACAACACCCCGGTACCGAGATACACAAGCTATCCACCGGCAAATTTCTTTTCTCCCGAGTTTACTCCGGAAGAATACATTAAAGTGTTGGAACAGTCCAATTCTGAAAATCCACAGAATATTTCCATTTATATCCATATTCCGTTCTGCCCGAAGATCTGTTATTTCTGCGGCTGTAACACGCACCTCACGCGCGACAAAAACAAAATGGAAGTTTATGTTGATGCGCTGAAAAAAGAGATCCGAATGGTGAAAAAGTTGCTTAGCGACGACCGAAAAGTGTCGCAGGTGCACTGGGGAGGCGGAACACCAAACTCGTTGTCTATTGAGTTGGTAGAAGAAATTATGAATGTGATTCACGAGCTTTTCGAGTTTATTCCCAAGCCGGAGATTGCCATGGAATGTCACCCGGCAATGCTCGATAAAGATTACATCGATCGTTTGGTAGCACTTAAATTTAACCGCTTTAGTTTGGGTATTCAGGATTTTAACAAAGAGGTGCTCGACAATGTAAACCGCGATCCTTCGATTCTTCCCGAGGAAGATTTGGTGGCCATGATTCGCAGCCACGAAGGTACCAGCGTGAATTTCGATTTTATCTATGGTCTTCCGTTTCAGGATGAAGAATCGTTTGCTAAAACCATCGAGCGCGCCATTAGTCTGTCGCCTGATCGTTTGGTAACGTTCTCGTATGCGCACGTTCCATGGGTGAAAAAAGCACAAAAAATACTGGATGCACGCGGTTTGCCGTCGGCAACTAAAAAGCTAGCCATGTTTGAGGTTGGTTATCGTCTGTTAACTGAAAACGGTTACGATGCCATTGGTCTCGACCACTTTGCCCGCCCGGATGACGAGCTGAGCATTGCCTTTAAAAACAAGACACTACACCGTAATTTTCAGGGATATTGTACCCGCGAAACTACCGGACAGGTTTATGCTTTTGGAGCTACGGGAATCAGTCAGCTGGAGAATGCTTACGCTCAAAATGCCAAGGACACGAATACCTATGTTGACCAGATCAACGCCGGGAAATTTACGATTGAAAAAGGTTATCAGCTGAATGAGACTGAGAAGATCATTCGCCACGTTATTAACGAAGTGATGTGCAACTATTATATTTCGTGGGAGGAAGCTGCGCAAGTGCTAAAAACAACTCCCGACGTTATTAAACAAAGCATTGTTTACGACGAAGCATTCCTTGCCGGTTTTGTTGAAGAAGGACTTTTATCCGTTTCAAAAGAAGAGCTGCATGTCAGCAAACAAGGACGGTTTTTTGTGCGAAACATCGCTGCCAGCCTTGATCCGAACATGCGGAATGCAACCTTAAAATTCTCAAAAGCGCTATAAAAACCATGCAAAAAAACCAACTAAACATTGTCGTAATTGGGGCAGGACTAACCGGACTTACAACAGCTTATTACCTTAATAAATTTGGTTTTAAGGTAACGGTTTTTGAAAAGAATGACCATGCGGGTGGTGTGATTCAAACGCATCGTAAAAATGGTTTTGTCTTCGAATCTGGGCCAAATACCGGCTCGATGGGCCAGGAAGAAGCTGCCGAGCTTTTTGAAGATTTGGCAGATGACTGTACGCTTGAATACGCCAACAAAAGTGCCGAAGCACGCTGGATTTGGATGGATGGCAAGTGGCACGCAATGGAAATGGGCGGAATAAAAGCCGTTACCACTCCCCTTTTTACCTGGTACGACAAGTTCCGTATTCTGGGCGAACCTTTCCGAAAACCGGGAACTGATCCGAATGAGACAATTGCCGAGATGGTGCGCCGCCGAATGGGAAAAAGCTTTTTGCGAAATGCAATCGATCCCTTTCTGTCGGGTGTTTATGCCGGCGATCCGGAAAAACTGGTAACACGTTTTGCCTTGCCTAAACTTTACTGGCTGGAGCAAAACTATGGCAGTTTTATTGGTGGAAGTATCAAGCAAAAAAAGGCACGTAAAAAGGAACCTCCTCGAAAAGCCAATCGTCAGGTATTTTCGGTTGAAAACGGTTTGGATAACCTGGTAAAAGCGCTGGTAAAAAATATTGGCGAGGAAAATATTAAACTGGGCTGCAAAAACCTGGAGGTCAAAAAAGAAGGAGAGTTTAATTATTCTGTGGATGGACAAAGTTTTACCCATGTAATTTCTGCGGCAGGATCGCATGCTTTACCCGGCTTGTTTCCATTCTTACCCAGAGAAAAACTTCAGCCGATCGAAAAGATGAGTTATGCCAAAGTTACCCAGGTGGTGCTTGGTTTTAACAACTGGAAAGGCATCCCGATAAAATCGTTTGGAGGACTGGTTCCTTCGGCCGAAAAACGCGATGTGCTGGGTATTCTTTTGCCGGGATCGTTCCTGAAAAACCGGGCACCGGAAAACGGAGCTTTGCTTTCCGTTTTTATGGGTGGTATTAAAAAGCCCGAAATGTTCGAATATCCGGATGAAAAAATAAAAGAAATTGCCGAGCGCGAAGTACGCGAAATGATGGGCCTCGACAGTTTTGAGCCCGATCTGATGGAGATTTTCCGTTATCCGCATGCTATTCCGCAATACAGTTTCGAAAGTGAAGAAAAAGTACAGGCCATAAGCGATTTAGAAACCGAATTTAAAGGGCTGACACTGGCCGGAAACATGCGCGACGGAATTGGAATGGCGGACCGGATAAAACAAGGAAGAACAATTGCTAACCAATTTGCAGAAGACTTTAAATAATGAAGAAAACAGCTGTTTTGTTGATGAACGTTGGTAGTCCCGACAAACCAACCGTACCTGCGGTTCGGAAATACCTGACTGAGTTTTTAAACGACGAACGTGTGATCGATCTTCCGTACCT
It contains:
- a CDS encoding outer membrane beta-barrel protein, whose amino-acid sequence is MKQLLTLILCCALSTNLFAQNDTTKVNVLKKNVVTVVENDDKVQVVVGDGVEVITDDWGDTTHVRIGRRTFKVIEGHNGTYVRVEKDNNRPKWSGRFNPHWAGLEVGVNIMTGTDYSIYNNNPEFSDYDGDFLDLNPGKSLTWNLNFAEFAFKNERKTFGVVTGLGLSFNDYTFNDPVTIEKYNGDGIIVPVNLPNDNDGHSIKKSKLHVNYITAPLMLEVKTPLRMGSSRMYLAGGVIGSLYLGSHTKYKYYKGDKEKSKSGYHVNQWKYELSGRIGFGDFCIFANYSMTPLFKDGKGPEGAPLMIGISFPNI
- a CDS encoding isoprenylcysteine carboxylmethyltransferase family protein produces the protein MFGFLLFCLQIGIRYFVLKRKGIKLSSGKKQVAKVVSTFVLAIFFLVYIIELVYKAGFIQFSILPDALQPLLTGKIFLVICGITFIFIANLLMLFTLRDLNQSLRFGLNESNLGKLVTGGIYAQSRNPFFLAINFLFAGISLIFPTPFFMGISLLTLFSIHFFILKEERFMRENYGMEYMNYCKKVRRYF
- a CDS encoding amidohydrolase family protein; the protein is MRLFKALILLFIMASCTPKEKVDLIVSGGSVYTVDEAFSTAEAFAVNKGKIVAVGSSQEIRDKYESDNIFDAKGQFVYPGFNDAHCHFNGYAVNLMQYADLRGTKSPDEIYALLKEHHDKFGGEWILGRSWDQNDWEDTSFPDKTKLDELFTDIPVYLVRVDGHAGWCNSKALELAEIDADTKVQGGEVLVKNGEPTGILIDNAMGFVGKLIPEITAEQQEKGLLEAQKNCFAAGLTSVTDCGLDKATILLMDKMQNAGNLKMRVNAMLNPTQENFDYFVKKGEAYKTDRLLVNTIKIYADGALGSRGALLMADYSDDKGNSGLQIETQDYYDMICQLAYDNNFTVATHAIGDGGNRLMLDTYGKFLKGKNDRRWRIEHSQIINPDDFKKFAEFSVVPSIQPTHCTSDMPWAEDRLGPERIKGAYAYQTLLNQLGWVPAGTDFPVENIYPLYTFYSAVFRTDHEGWPEGGWHKDEGLTREQTLRAMTSWAAKSSFEEDEKGALTPGMWADFVILDTDLMSASSEEVLETKILSTWSAGEKVF
- a CDS encoding TonB-dependent receptor, with protein sequence MKKINLLLVFILVIAGYANAQNIRVITDTTETNDILIDEITVKSAKELPRVKDVPASISLISARMIANDEITSLADISSKVPNFFMMDYGSKLQSPVFIRGIGSRLGSPSVGLYVDNVPYFEKTTFGFDFFDIDRIEVLRGPQGTLYGRNTMGGIINVFSKSPLYFEGTNMNLSAGTHGYYNVNVNHYNTISDKVGFSLSGNYMAHDGYFTNEFDGDPADDQYSFSLRGRLVWKISDQLTLENIATFENSEQYGFPYALYNTETNTAGKVNYNQESTYKRDLFSDGLIFKYRTDDFELTSTTSYQYYDGVMAVDQDFTADSVYFFEIGDNQDMWSQEFVAKSLNNERYNWLFGAYGFYQTMDQKTFGDLYHSNMQQDIRSKFDISGFALFHQSTINDFLIEKLTLTAGIRLDVEKDKLDYSMAMSVGGGPWNTSISENYEETFTEILPKVALKYEFTNEFNTYATVSKGYKSGGFNTNSSVDLENRSYDAEQSWNYEWGFKSSLANHRLYFDAALFYIDWQDQQIDVPVPGGRGNMKNNAGESVSKGVELFVRARPVDNLEATIGYGYTKATFSDYVVSDELNYNDNYIPYVPRSTVNASINKTFEFENSFLEKMVAHLSYRGVGKHYWDLNNSLYQDYYGLVDAKVSFFSGKFQFDIWAKNILDTSYNSYYFEISSLQNAYTQLGKPATAGVNLKVNF
- a CDS encoding MFS transporter, which gives rise to MRNSEIKKYYTLLSLYLAQSIPMSFFSTVIPVIMRMENYSLESIGYIQLIKLPWILKMLWAPLVDKTSKNKRHYRRWIITSEAFYALIIMSIGYLNLQTDFTTIIILMVIAFTASATQDIATDAFAILILNKNERSLGNSMQSAGSFIGTMMGSGVLLIIYHYWGWLWLLRSLGLFVLFALIPVSLYNARNGKEIDRSTKNVSPLEFIYFFRQKKIGAHLLLLFLFYSGIIGILTMIKPYFVDLGYDIKEIGIISGIFGTACGVLMTVPAGFLLRKKGITKAVWIFPVINVLVATFFFGLTYTNHALWLVYLGVALLWGAYAMSSVFVYTMSMHVVRKGREGTDFTIQIVITHLSSLVIAIMSGKVADALTYRGLFAIEIGLGILILALLPFIFRKSFYLKYEQETN
- the hemN gene encoding oxygen-independent coproporphyrinogen III oxidase codes for the protein MKVSQKLIEKYNTPVPRYTSYPPANFFSPEFTPEEYIKVLEQSNSENPQNISIYIHIPFCPKICYFCGCNTHLTRDKNKMEVYVDALKKEIRMVKKLLSDDRKVSQVHWGGGTPNSLSIELVEEIMNVIHELFEFIPKPEIAMECHPAMLDKDYIDRLVALKFNRFSLGIQDFNKEVLDNVNRDPSILPEEDLVAMIRSHEGTSVNFDFIYGLPFQDEESFAKTIERAISLSPDRLVTFSYAHVPWVKKAQKILDARGLPSATKKLAMFEVGYRLLTENGYDAIGLDHFARPDDELSIAFKNKTLHRNFQGYCTRETTGQVYAFGATGISQLENAYAQNAKDTNTYVDQINAGKFTIEKGYQLNETEKIIRHVINEVMCNYYISWEEAAQVLKTTPDVIKQSIVYDEAFLAGFVEEGLLSVSKEELHVSKQGRFFVRNIAASLDPNMRNATLKFSKAL
- the hemG gene encoding protoporphyrinogen oxidase is translated as MQKNQLNIVVIGAGLTGLTTAYYLNKFGFKVTVFEKNDHAGGVIQTHRKNGFVFESGPNTGSMGQEEAAELFEDLADDCTLEYANKSAEARWIWMDGKWHAMEMGGIKAVTTPLFTWYDKFRILGEPFRKPGTDPNETIAEMVRRRMGKSFLRNAIDPFLSGVYAGDPEKLVTRFALPKLYWLEQNYGSFIGGSIKQKKARKKEPPRKANRQVFSVENGLDNLVKALVKNIGEENIKLGCKNLEVKKEGEFNYSVDGQSFTHVISAAGSHALPGLFPFLPREKLQPIEKMSYAKVTQVVLGFNNWKGIPIKSFGGLVPSAEKRDVLGILLPGSFLKNRAPENGALLSVFMGGIKKPEMFEYPDEKIKEIAEREVREMMGLDSFEPDLMEIFRYPHAIPQYSFESEEKVQAISDLETEFKGLTLAGNMRDGIGMADRIKQGRTIANQFAEDFK